A region of Kineosporia sp. NBRC 101731 DNA encodes the following proteins:
- a CDS encoding GGDEF domain-containing protein: protein MDREDTGEHACLRRARLVERIGSELLRTAATDASRIRLAGWETTRDLVEMTPGLRAVRLAKTADGFGLGPWLGEFPQNPPAVTTPPDAGADVPAVHDVLNAAAGEPCDWTMITYESVAPEVTLALGAPGRLDPEVLVTARSILNHVMLAYRNSRLHEELRESVRTDALTRLATRWVFTEVLATILEVPSPGHLSLLLIDIDDFVAVNEAYGHAGGDDLLVSVAEMLRRVVPDNDIIARMGADEFAVLLPGIDLTSAEKFARQIVSAFSTLLVDGAGTQSVSAGIGVVAIAPDADVQTVLVRAGVALNAAKARGKGQVESWRPALQHEPSAARSRL, encoded by the coding sequence ATGGACCGTGAGGACACCGGTGAGCACGCGTGCCTGCGCCGGGCCCGCCTGGTCGAGCGGATCGGGTCCGAGTTGCTGCGTACCGCCGCCACCGACGCCTCGCGGATCCGGCTCGCCGGCTGGGAGACCACACGCGACCTGGTCGAGATGACCCCGGGCCTGCGGGCGGTGCGCCTGGCGAAGACCGCCGACGGCTTCGGTCTGGGCCCGTGGCTGGGAGAGTTCCCGCAGAACCCGCCCGCGGTCACCACACCTCCCGACGCGGGGGCCGACGTTCCCGCCGTTCACGACGTGCTGAACGCGGCCGCCGGCGAACCCTGTGACTGGACGATGATCACGTACGAGTCCGTGGCCCCCGAGGTCACACTGGCGCTGGGCGCCCCGGGTCGGCTCGACCCCGAAGTGCTGGTGACGGCCCGCAGCATCCTGAACCACGTGATGCTCGCGTACCGCAACAGCCGACTGCACGAGGAACTGCGCGAGAGCGTGCGCACCGACGCCCTGACCCGGCTGGCCACCCGCTGGGTGTTCACCGAGGTTCTCGCCACGATCCTGGAAGTGCCAAGCCCCGGGCACCTCTCGTTGCTCCTCATCGACATTGACGACTTCGTCGCGGTGAACGAGGCGTACGGCCACGCCGGGGGCGACGACCTGCTGGTCAGCGTGGCCGAGATGCTGCGCCGGGTGGTGCCGGACAACGACATCATCGCCCGCATGGGGGCCGACGAGTTCGCGGTGCTGCTGCCCGGCATCGACCTGACCTCGGCCGAGAAGTTCGCCCGGCAGATCGTTTCTGCCTTCTCGACCCTGCTGGTCGACGGGGCGGGCACGCAGTCGGTCAGCGCCGGGATCGGCGTGGTCGCGATCGCGCCCGACGCCGACGTGCAGACCGTACTCGTGCGGGCCGGCGTCGCCCTCAACGCGGCCAAGGCACGCGGTAAGGGACAGGTCGAATCATGGCGACCCGCCCTGCAACACGAACCTTCGGCTGCCAGATCTCGCCTCTAG
- the pyrH gene encoding UMP kinase translates to MARYQRVLVKLSGEALAGSGGTGVDPTSLAHLADEVLSIHELGVQIAVVVGGGNFFRGRMADGWGIGRAEADNIGMLGTMMNALMLRGALTARTQADVRVMTAVPIHSVAEPFIRLRAQRHLENGSIVVLGGGIGQPYVTTDYPAVQRSLELEVDALLVAKHGIDGIYDSDPKLHPDATRYSRLTYEDVLQAGLGVMDTSAMVLASEQNLVMHVFDVAAQGVMRDICAGADLGTLVSGAPD, encoded by the coding sequence ATGGCCCGGTATCAGCGAGTTCTCGTCAAGCTCAGCGGGGAGGCGCTCGCCGGCTCCGGCGGGACCGGGGTGGATCCCACCAGCCTGGCGCACCTTGCGGACGAAGTGCTCTCCATCCATGAACTCGGTGTACAGATCGCTGTTGTCGTGGGTGGCGGCAACTTCTTCCGGGGGCGTATGGCCGATGGCTGGGGTATCGGCCGGGCCGAGGCCGACAACATCGGCATGCTCGGAACCATGATGAACGCGCTGATGCTGCGCGGTGCCCTGACCGCCCGGACGCAGGCCGATGTCCGCGTGATGACAGCGGTTCCGATCCACAGTGTCGCCGAACCGTTCATCCGGCTACGGGCCCAGCGGCACCTCGAGAACGGATCCATCGTCGTGCTCGGCGGCGGTATCGGCCAGCCCTACGTGACCACGGACTACCCCGCGGTGCAGCGTTCCCTCGAACTGGAGGTGGATGCGCTGCTGGTGGCCAAGCACGGGATCGACGGAATCTACGACAGCGACCCGAAACTCCATCCCGACGCCACGCGGTACAGCCGTCTCACGTACGAAGACGTACTCCAGGCCGGACTCGGGGTAATGGATACCAGCGCCATGGTCCTGGCGAGCGAACAGAACCTGGTCATGCATGTGTTCGATGTCGCGGCCCAGGGCGTCATGCGTGACATCTGTGCCGGCGCCGACCTGGGAACCCTGGTCAGCGGCGCTCCGGACTGA
- a CDS encoding NIPSNAP family protein has product MSAAPQTRKIEAGPRDGNLAIMVYELTTLDGSLASLRALTEGAHDWLRHSSGGTLLGSWRTEVGALGRIVVLRDFETRHQLSAERRRALTSRDPFNGGPALRALSMETYEGFPFLPQARPRQLGGLYEVRTYVLKPGGLTPTLEAWEKAVEPAKDYTDHLVTNMFATDGPSRITHIWGFESMQQRAALRERYQAAGLWPPKGAPDLIATATSSIMLPNPGSPLS; this is encoded by the coding sequence GTGTCGGCCGCTCCTCAGACCCGCAAGATCGAGGCCGGGCCCCGTGACGGTAACTTGGCGATCATGGTCTACGAGCTGACGACCCTGGACGGATCCCTGGCGAGCCTGAGAGCGCTGACCGAGGGCGCCCACGACTGGCTCCGCCACAGTTCCGGGGGCACCCTGCTGGGTAGCTGGCGCACCGAGGTCGGGGCGCTGGGGCGCATCGTGGTCCTGCGGGACTTCGAGACCCGTCACCAGCTGTCCGCAGAACGACGCCGGGCCCTGACCAGTCGTGATCCCTTCAACGGCGGCCCCGCTCTGCGGGCGCTGAGCATGGAGACCTACGAGGGGTTCCCCTTCCTCCCCCAGGCGCGCCCCCGCCAACTGGGGGGTCTGTACGAGGTGCGCACCTACGTCCTCAAACCGGGTGGCCTGACGCCGACCCTCGAGGCCTGGGAGAAGGCGGTCGAGCCCGCGAAGGACTACACCGACCACCTGGTGACGAACATGTTCGCCACCGACGGCCCCTCCCGCATCACGCACATCTGGGGCTTCGAGAGCATGCAGCAGCGGGCCGCGCTGCGCGAGCGGTACCAGGCCGCCGGACTGTGGCCCCCGAAGGGCGCGCCCGACCTGATCGCCACGGCGACATCGTCGATCATGCTCCCGAACCCGGGTTCGCCGCTGTCCTGA
- a CDS encoding sulfatase, which translates to MLKTRAAALISAVLMTTLAACNGSAPASPAASSAPATSAQASKPNIVFVLTDDLSMNLVPYMSEVGKMQTEGVTFDQYIVANSLCCPSRANIFTGRYPHNTGIKTNTANTGGGYQVFKSLGLDQDTFATDLQDAGYRTAMMGKYMNEYQPGSPKKPTTDNPAGWDEWALAASGYAGFNYNLNINGQVRHYGRNDTDYLTDVLTGLGQDFIQRSADEGEPFLLELSTFTPHKPYIPAPRHADTYPGLKAPRTAGSYDEKNTDAPRWLASQELTPSRKAKMDQQFRQRVQAVQSINDMIRTVRAQLEKSGVADNTYIVFSADNGYHMGEHSLISGKMTAFDTDVNVPMIVVGPDVPAGSTVSAPASTVDLRSTFGEIAGATVPTTVDGQSLVPLWEGGATDRLYSLIEHTGMELDTMDPDNGIFRSPIPPNYTALRSRKWLYVEYDNGDREYYDLTDDPLQMHNVYRDVSKKSRAELHRKVIRAKRCSGQTSCATALTPTP; encoded by the coding sequence ATGCTGAAGACCCGCGCTGCCGCGCTGATCTCTGCCGTCCTGATGACGACACTGGCAGCGTGTAACGGGTCAGCCCCGGCATCACCGGCCGCGAGTTCCGCACCCGCCACATCGGCGCAGGCCAGCAAGCCGAACATCGTGTTCGTGCTGACCGACGACCTGTCGATGAACCTGGTGCCGTACATGTCCGAGGTCGGGAAGATGCAGACCGAAGGCGTGACGTTCGACCAGTACATCGTGGCGAACTCGCTGTGCTGCCCCTCGCGCGCCAACATTTTCACCGGTCGCTACCCCCACAACACCGGCATCAAGACAAACACCGCGAATACGGGCGGTGGCTATCAGGTGTTCAAAAGCCTCGGCCTGGATCAGGACACGTTCGCGACCGACCTTCAGGACGCCGGGTACCGCACGGCGATGATGGGCAAGTACATGAACGAGTACCAGCCCGGCAGCCCGAAGAAGCCGACGACGGACAACCCGGCCGGCTGGGACGAGTGGGCGCTCGCGGCGAGCGGTTACGCCGGGTTCAACTACAACCTGAACATCAACGGCCAGGTCCGGCACTACGGCAGGAACGACACGGACTACCTGACCGACGTGCTGACGGGCCTCGGGCAGGACTTCATCCAGCGGTCGGCGGACGAGGGCGAGCCGTTCCTGCTGGAGCTCTCCACCTTCACGCCGCACAAGCCGTACATCCCCGCGCCCCGTCACGCCGATACCTACCCGGGCCTGAAGGCGCCGCGCACGGCGGGCTCGTACGACGAGAAGAACACGGACGCGCCGCGGTGGCTGGCCTCGCAGGAGCTGACCCCGTCGCGGAAGGCGAAGATGGACCAGCAGTTCCGTCAGCGGGTGCAAGCGGTGCAGTCGATCAACGACATGATCCGCACGGTGCGGGCCCAGCTCGAGAAGAGCGGCGTCGCCGACAACACCTACATCGTGTTCAGCGCCGACAACGGCTATCACATGGGTGAGCACTCGCTGATCAGCGGCAAGATGACGGCCTTCGACACCGACGTGAACGTGCCGATGATCGTGGTCGGCCCGGACGTTCCGGCCGGCAGCACCGTCAGCGCCCCGGCGTCCACCGTCGACCTGCGCTCGACCTTCGGCGAGATCGCGGGCGCGACGGTGCCGACCACGGTCGACGGCCAGAGCCTGGTGCCGCTGTGGGAGGGCGGGGCCACCGACCGGCTCTACTCGCTGATCGAGCACACCGGCATGGAGCTCGACACGATGGACCCGGACAACGGCATCTTCCGCAGCCCGATCCCGCCGAACTACACGGCCCTGCGCAGCCGGAAATGGCTCTACGTCGAGTACGACAACGGCGACCGGGAGTACTACGACCTGACCGACGACCCGCTCCAGATGCACAACGTCTATCGGGACGTGTCGAAGAAGAGCCGCGCCGAACTGCACCGCAAGGTCATCCGGGCCAAGAGGTGCAGCGGCCAGACCTCCTGCGCCACAGCCCTGACCCCCACCCCCTGA
- a CDS encoding neutral zinc metallopeptidase: MRLLWIRRLAPVVAVLALAGCGAGDPGSGPEESPATSELEQDLNGAVVSIENYWTTFLASQGEQFQPVEAVLPYAGPDDGTCGGEPFVQNNAFFCPSENFIAYDANFIKQQYESIGDAFVFYVIGHEYAHAVQDSLGISHRLTIEHELQADCLAGAYLGDSVRGNDLTLEDGDLDELLNSLQSVGDQPGIPWFAEGAHGTGRQRTEAFTTGSAGTADGSSSVGNCF; this comes from the coding sequence ATGAGGTTGCTGTGGATACGACGGCTGGCCCCGGTCGTCGCCGTGCTCGCGCTGGCCGGGTGCGGCGCGGGCGATCCGGGCTCCGGGCCGGAGGAATCCCCGGCCACGAGCGAGCTGGAACAGGATCTGAACGGCGCGGTGGTCTCGATCGAGAACTACTGGACGACGTTCCTCGCCTCGCAGGGTGAGCAGTTCCAGCCGGTCGAGGCGGTGCTCCCCTACGCCGGGCCGGACGACGGCACCTGCGGCGGTGAGCCCTTCGTGCAGAACAACGCCTTCTTCTGCCCGAGCGAGAACTTCATCGCCTACGACGCGAACTTCATCAAGCAGCAGTACGAATCGATCGGCGACGCATTCGTCTTCTACGTGATCGGCCACGAGTACGCCCACGCGGTGCAGGATTCGCTGGGCATCTCGCACCGCCTGACCATCGAGCACGAGCTCCAGGCCGATTGCCTGGCCGGGGCCTACCTCGGCGACTCGGTGCGGGGCAACGACCTCACACTGGAAGACGGAGACCTGGACGAGCTGCTGAACTCGCTGCAGTCGGTCGGCGATCAGCCCGGCATCCCCTGGTTCGCCGAGGGTGCGCACGGCACGGGACGCCAGCGCACCGAAGCGTTCACCACCGGCAGCGCCGGCACCGCCGACGGGTCGTCCTCGGTGGGCAACTGTTTCTGA
- a CDS encoding 3-dehydroquinate synthase II, which produces MKLCWLDVTTSNGSRAAIVEEALHHGIDGILTDDLSTLESVPPSVTRVLFLREGSELPDELPGVDVMIADPARHGDPAVLALKYPDVEVGPFVEIVDAPSLEKACRAAATQKWSLLRFRDPTKIPLEIVLAAADRAQGSIITEVADVEEAGIVFGVLERGSDGVLLTPQVVGDAARLAEAAQTVTPELELVELVVTEVAHVGMGERACVDTCTHFRQDEGILVGSHSTGMILCVSETHPLPYMPTRPFRVNAGAIHSYTLSVNERTNYLSELRSGSQVLAVDTKGQTRAVTVGRVKIETRPLLSVTAQAHDGTRVNLILQDDWHVRVLGPGDAVLNSTELTPGDRVWGYLPTASRHVGYPIDEFCLEQ; this is translated from the coding sequence ATGAAGCTCTGCTGGCTGGACGTCACCACAAGCAACGGGTCGCGGGCCGCGATCGTCGAAGAGGCCCTGCACCACGGTATCGACGGCATTCTCACCGATGATCTGAGCACGCTGGAGAGCGTTCCGCCGAGCGTCACCCGGGTGCTGTTCCTGCGTGAGGGCAGCGAACTGCCCGACGAACTGCCCGGTGTCGACGTGATGATCGCCGATCCGGCCCGGCACGGCGACCCGGCGGTACTGGCCCTGAAGTACCCCGACGTGGAGGTGGGGCCGTTCGTCGAGATCGTCGACGCGCCCTCGCTGGAGAAGGCCTGCCGCGCCGCCGCCACGCAGAAGTGGAGCCTGCTGAGGTTCCGCGACCCCACCAAGATCCCGCTGGAGATCGTGCTCGCCGCGGCCGACCGGGCCCAGGGCAGCATCATCACCGAGGTCGCCGACGTGGAGGAGGCGGGCATCGTCTTCGGCGTGCTGGAGCGCGGTTCCGACGGTGTGCTGCTCACGCCGCAGGTGGTGGGCGACGCCGCGCGACTGGCCGAGGCGGCGCAGACGGTCACGCCCGAGCTGGAACTGGTGGAGCTGGTGGTCACGGAGGTGGCGCACGTCGGCATGGGCGAGCGCGCCTGCGTGGACACCTGCACGCACTTCCGGCAGGACGAGGGCATTCTCGTCGGGTCGCACTCCACCGGCATGATTCTCTGTGTCAGCGAGACCCATCCGCTGCCGTACATGCCGACCCGCCCGTTCCGGGTCAACGCCGGGGCGATCCACTCGTACACGCTGTCGGTCAACGAGCGCACCAACTACCTCAGCGAACTGCGTTCGGGCAGTCAGGTTCTCGCTGTCGACACCAAGGGTCAGACCCGTGCGGTCACGGTCGGCCGGGTGAAGATCGAGACCCGGCCCCTACTCTCGGTCACGGCGCAGGCCCACGACGGCACCCGGGTCAACCTGATTCTTCAAGACGACTGGCACGTGCGGGTTCTCGGCCCGGGTGACGCCGTGCTGAACAGCACCGAACTGACGCCCGGCGATCGGGTCTGGGGCTACCTGCCCACCGCCTCCCGGCACGTCGGCTACCCGATCGACGAGTTCTGCCTGGAGCAGTAA
- a CDS encoding 2-amino-3,7-dideoxy-D-threo-hept-6-ulosonate synthase, which yields MSTTGFARGLRLRRLSRSGDDRFVVVPLDHPISDGPIMPGSALDDLVAAVAEGGADAVVLHKGALRRVEPHRFADLSLIVHLSASTAQAPDPDAKYLVATVEEALRAGADAVSVHVNLGSLDERRQVADLAAVAEACDRWNLPLLAMVYPRGPRVSDPRSPELIAHAALLAAELGADLVKTPYCGDVAAMRDVVETCPIPLLTAGGVRIADTSDLISHVEAVMSTGAAGVAMGRSIFQSGEPAAVTRSVVRVVHRAPGVSNARKPVRPVEIVAH from the coding sequence ATGTCCACCACTGGGTTCGCGAGAGGGCTGCGGTTACGCAGACTCTCCCGTTCCGGCGACGACCGATTCGTCGTCGTGCCGCTCGACCATCCGATCAGCGACGGCCCGATCATGCCCGGCTCCGCCCTCGACGACCTGGTCGCCGCGGTGGCCGAGGGCGGGGCCGATGCCGTCGTGCTGCACAAAGGAGCGCTACGTCGTGTCGAACCGCACCGGTTCGCCGACCTGAGCCTCATCGTGCACCTCAGTGCGAGCACCGCCCAGGCCCCCGATCCAGATGCCAAATACCTGGTCGCGACCGTGGAGGAGGCGCTGCGGGCCGGTGCCGATGCGGTGAGCGTGCATGTGAATCTCGGCTCGCTGGACGAGCGTCGGCAGGTGGCCGACCTGGCGGCGGTGGCCGAGGCCTGTGACCGCTGGAACCTCCCGTTGCTGGCCATGGTGTACCCGCGTGGCCCCCGCGTCAGTGACCCGAGGTCGCCCGAGCTCATCGCCCACGCGGCCCTGCTCGCCGCCGAGCTCGGGGCCGATCTGGTGAAGACGCCGTACTGCGGTGACGTGGCCGCCATGCGTGACGTGGTGGAGACCTGTCCGATCCCGCTGCTCACGGCGGGCGGTGTACGCATTGCCGACACGTCCGACCTGATCTCCCACGTGGAGGCGGTGATGAGTACCGGTGCGGCCGGGGTCGCCATGGGCCGCAGCATCTTTCAGTCCGGTGAACCGGCGGCGGTCACCCGCTCGGTGGTCCGGGTCGTGCACCGTGCACCCGGGGTCTCGAACGCGCGCAAGCCCGTGCGCCCGGTCGAGATCGTCGCTCACTGA
- a CDS encoding helix-turn-helix transcriptional regulator, with the protein MATNLIGEFLRARREQISPHDAGIAVNGHRRVPGLRRDELAMLAGISTEYYTRLEQGRDRRPSAQVLDAVARALHLDPEATAHLHGLADPAVPRRRLNRRPNRPTERVRPGIVRLIESWPQPAYIEGRYLDVLAANRLATLVAPVFVPGVNMLRAVLLDPRLRDVREDDVARMIAMLRGAVGADVDDPRLIELVGELSVKSEVFRRIWARHEVRPHPGSGLYRIEHPQVGPIELEYEKFAVTGAEDQTMVVYHVEPGSRSAEALSLLGMLDAPQSRS; encoded by the coding sequence ATGGCCACCAACCTGATCGGCGAGTTCCTGCGGGCGCGCAGGGAGCAGATCAGCCCGCACGACGCCGGTATCGCCGTGAACGGTCACCGCCGGGTGCCGGGCCTGAGGCGCGACGAACTGGCGATGCTCGCCGGTATCAGCACCGAGTACTACACGCGGCTGGAACAGGGCCGTGACCGGCGCCCGTCGGCCCAGGTGCTCGATGCCGTGGCCCGCGCACTGCACCTCGACCCCGAGGCCACCGCACACCTGCACGGCCTCGCCGACCCGGCCGTCCCTCGCCGACGACTGAACCGGCGGCCGAACCGCCCCACTGAACGCGTGCGTCCGGGCATCGTCCGCCTGATCGAGTCGTGGCCCCAGCCCGCCTACATCGAGGGCCGCTACCTCGACGTGCTGGCCGCCAACCGGCTGGCGACCCTGGTCGCGCCGGTCTTCGTGCCCGGCGTGAACATGCTGCGCGCGGTCCTGCTCGACCCCCGCCTGCGCGATGTGCGGGAAGACGACGTGGCCCGGATGATCGCGATGCTGCGGGGGGCGGTGGGGGCCGACGTCGACGATCCGCGCCTGATCGAGCTGGTCGGTGAGCTGTCGGTGAAGAGCGAGGTATTCCGCCGGATCTGGGCCCGGCACGAGGTGCGTCCCCACCCGGGCAGCGGCCTCTACCGCATCGAGCACCCCCAGGTCGGACCGATCGAGCTGGAGTACGAGAAGTTCGCGGTGACCGGGGCCGAGGACCAGACCATGGTGGTCTACCACGTCGAACCCGGTTCTCGTTCGGCCGAAGCGCTGTCCCTGCTGGGAATGCTCGACGCTCCCCAGTCCCGTTCGTGA
- a CDS encoding SDR family oxidoreductase, with protein sequence MTRTWIITGVSSGFGRGLAERLLARGDRVAGTVRRLDAVADLTAAHPDTFHVTRLDLTDTARIRAVVDAAHERFGRFDVVVSNAGYGLFGAAEEATDEQVRHVIDTNLLGSIQLIRAALPHLRADGGGRIVQLSSVAGQTAYPGGSLYHATKWAVEGFAEALAAEVAGFGIGVTLVEPGGTGTGFVSGAQITPRLAAYGPTPVGGLHDLFESGHVPTTSDTARVVSAIIDSVDVTPAPRRLPLGSDAWTAMTTSLQARLDDLLTQKDLASSTDI encoded by the coding sequence ATGACACGCACCTGGATCATCACCGGCGTCAGCAGCGGCTTCGGCCGGGGGCTGGCCGAACGACTCCTGGCCCGCGGGGATCGCGTCGCGGGCACCGTACGCCGCCTGGACGCGGTCGCCGATCTGACCGCGGCCCACCCGGACACCTTTCACGTCACTCGTCTGGACCTGACCGACACGGCGCGCATCCGCGCGGTGGTCGACGCCGCGCACGAGCGGTTCGGCCGTTTCGACGTGGTCGTCAGCAACGCCGGCTACGGGCTTTTCGGTGCTGCCGAGGAGGCCACCGACGAGCAGGTGCGGCACGTGATCGACACCAACCTGCTCGGCTCGATCCAGCTGATCCGCGCCGCCCTGCCGCATCTGCGGGCCGACGGCGGGGGCCGGATCGTTCAGCTGAGCTCGGTCGCCGGCCAGACCGCCTATCCGGGCGGCTCGCTCTACCACGCGACGAAATGGGCCGTAGAGGGTTTCGCCGAGGCGCTGGCGGCCGAGGTCGCGGGGTTCGGCATCGGCGTCACCCTGGTCGAGCCGGGCGGCACCGGAACCGGTTTCGTCTCCGGGGCACAGATCACCCCGCGCCTGGCCGCCTACGGCCCGACCCCGGTCGGGGGCCTGCACGACCTGTTCGAGAGCGGCCACGTGCCCACGACCAGCGACACGGCCCGCGTGGTCTCGGCGATCATCGACAGCGTCGACGTCACGCCCGCACCCCGGCGCCTACCCCTGGGCAGTGACGCCTGGACCGCGATGACGACCTCGCTCCAGGCCCGGCTGGATGACCTGCTCACGCAGAAGGATCTCGCGAGCTCTACCGATATCTGA